CCGTCTCTGTGGTCACAACATGCTGTCCATCGCGCATGATAGTGATCCGATCACAGATTTCAAAGATTTCTGGCAGGCGATGGGAGATATAAATGATCCCGACTCCAGCTTTTTTCAACTGCGCAATGATTTGAAACAGCCGTTCGCTCTCCTTCGTGCTCAACGGCGCTGTCGGTTCATCGAAAATGACGTATTTTGCCTTTTGAACGGTCGCCCGTGCAATCAAAATCAATTGCTTTTCCGACAGCGTACATTCTTCGACGAGCATCCTCACTGGAATGGAAAAGCCGAAGTTTTTTAAAATCTGCTCCGTTTCGTTGTACAAGCTCTGCCAGTTGATCAGCCCCTTGGTTTTCGCCTGGACGAGCTGGTCCGCCAGTATGTTTTCGGCGACACTCAAATTCGGGATCAGGGCGGTGTCCACTTCCTGATATACACATTGAATGCCCTGTGCTTTGGCGTCCTGCGGAGATTGAATCGACACGGCCTGTCCATCGATGGTGATCGTACCGCCATCTGCCTGATACGCTCCCGTGAGGATTTTCATCAGGGTACTCTTTCCCGCACCATTCGCTCCGAGCAGTGCGTGAACCTCTCCTGCGCGCACCTCAAAATCGACGGATCGCAGGGCAGGAACCCCAGAAAACTGCTTCGCCATCCCTTTCATCTGCAATGTGGACATGTTTCACACCTCCTGTTAACCTGCGTGTTCCCACCTCTATAAGGAAAAATCCCGTTGGCGGATACAGCTCAACGGGAAAAGCCAATTTGGTTCTTACTTGCCCCACTCTTGTACGTATTGGGACAGGTCGCCCATCGTTACTTTTTTATCCTTCGGCAGGTCTTCTTGTTTCACCAGCACTGGGTTTAGCTTCACGTTGTCTGGCACTTGCTCGCCTTTGATCTTTTGGAACACGGTTTGGGCATGGATGCGTCCGATATTGGATGGGTCTACCGCTGCCGTCGCTGCCCACGGAGAGTTTTCCGCCTGGATCATTTGCAAATCCTCATCGCTTAAATCGATGGAGTATACTTTGATTTCCGTACGTCCTGCTTGTTGGATGGCACGTGTCGCCCCTTTGGCAAATTCATCCCAAGCCGCCCATACTGCTGTGATGTCGCCTTTATTCGGATACTTTTTCAAGATCGCTTCCATCTGCGTTTGTGTATCGAGAGCCGTATTGTTGGTAGCAGAACCGAATGCCGCAATTTCTTTCAAGTCCGGGTATTTCTTCTGGAAAGCTTCGTACGTCACTTGGCGTTTTTCCATTGGCGCAAAGCCAGCTACCCAAACTTTTACGATGTTGCCTTTGCCGTTTGTATCTGCCGCCAGCTTTTCCAAGCTCAGCTCTGCCAACTTGTTGTCATCCTGCGCCACAACTGGCACACCCGGAATGTTGATGTCTGTATCAAACAGGACAACCGGAATTTTTTTATCCACGGCCTTTTGCGTGCCCTGCTGCAACGCTTCTGCCGTACCATGATCGATCAGAATGCCATCAAACCTTTGGTTCACAGCCGCATCGAGGTTGGACGCCATTTTTGCCAGATCAGTATCTGCGTTGAATACGGTCAACTCGCCCCCGTTTTTCTCCACCTCTTTCTTCACGCCATTGATATATTGAGCGGAGAACGTCCCTACGTTTTGGCGCATGATCAGTGCGATTCTCTTTGCCTTCTCTCCCGAAGCACCGCCGTTTGTACTGCCTGTTCCCGTTGTTGCCCCGCTGCCGCATGCCGTCACGAGAACAGAAGCTGCCAAAACAAGTGATGTGATCAGACCGAGTTTCTTTTTCATTTTGATGTTCCCCCTTTTTTCTTTTTAAAACAGATAACAATGATGAAATTTTTTTGTTTCCCCTCAATCAATTGAAGCTTCTTTTGACTTCACTTTCAAAAAGGAATAAAACTTCGTAGAAGAAGCGCATTTCCAGTCCAAGCGCCTCTGGAGCCCATCTCAGCTTCGGAATAAATGGCGGGGAATTTCAGCTTCACTTATGAAATCCTTCCTGAACCTTCTGCGTTTGAAGCTCTCCCGCCATTTCTTCCGAAGCGGACAGTCTTCACTCACAGCGGGGCGGAGGCCGAAGCGTAGACTGGAAATGCGCTTCTTCCCCACGACAGCTACGCAAAAAATCCTCTTTCACAGAGAAAGAGGACAAAAATCGACAAGATTCTCGCCTCTTATCTGTCAGGTATTCTACCTGTTGGAGTTAGCACCTTGGCTCGAAAGAACGCATTCTCTCGTGCTAGGTTGCCGGGCTTCATAGGGCCATTCCCTCAGCCTTCTCTTGATAAGAGTAGTTTCTATTTTCAAAACGTTTGTATAAGTATATACAGAATATAATCTGGCAATTACCTATCTGTCAACTAGGTTTACCGAAAGAATTTTCTTGATAAATATTCCAGTTTCTTCTGTAACATCAAGAGGGATTTTGTTGTGTCTTGTCGAATTATCGTAGATTGATACAAGCCTAGCAAATATTTGCGATGGGGATGCTACATGAGTCTATTAAAAGAAGTTATTCTTCAATGGTTTTTCGCCATTATCCCGTTTGTGTTTTTCAACATTTATTACCGTGACAAAATGAGGAACTACAGCCGTTCCTTTATTGCCATCACCAGCTCAGCCTGCATGTTTCTCGCGATGACCTTCGCCCCGAGTGTCACGAATGGCATGTTTTTTGATATCCGACATGTCATCATATTTTTCGGACTAGTTTATGGCGGAGTCGAGATTGCCCTGCTCCTTCTGATTGAAGCCTTGGTTTATCGGCACTACCTTGGTGGCGAAGGAACATGGGTTGCCTTGCTGATCCTTACAGTCAATTTTGTCTTGTCACTCTTTTTGTATCGACACTACAAAGCCAGTTATCGGAAAACACTGTATCTTTTTATGACGAGTGCGATTTTTTCTACGGTTGCTTTAGGGACTACTTATTACTTTTTTCCCACGTATGTAACTCAACACCTCGTTTACTACACCATAGCGATCCCTATTCAAAACTTTTTCGGCCTCTGGTTATTAATGTCGCTTTTCAGCAAATGCGTTTCGGATAAGGAGCTGTTTATCCGCCACGCGCAAAACGAAAAAATCCAGACGATGAGCCATGTTGCTGCATCGCTTGCACACGAGGTTCGCAATCCGCTGACAGCAGTCAAAGGCTTTTTGAAATTAATACAGGAATGTCCGGAAAATTTGGTAAAAGTCGATCAATACATTCGCATAAGTCTTGATGAAGTACAACGCACAGAAGCCATTTTGACCGAGTACCTTGCCATTTCCAAGCCGCTCAAGGAACGACATGAGATCATTAATCTTAGCGAGCATTTGCATGCCATCCGCGAGGTGATGCTCCCCTTTGCCAATATGCATAACGTGGAGCTTACGCTGCAAGATTTTGAGAGACCTGTGACGATCAAGGCCAATCCAGACGAGTTCAAGCAAGTGTTGGTGAATTTCATCAAAAATGCTATCGAGGCGTGCTCGGATATTTCGGACGGAAAAGTCTCCCTGGACTTGCTCATCGAGCGAAACAAAGCCCTGTTGGTCATCAAGGATAACGGCGTCGGCATGGATGCAGGACAGATTAGCCGTCTCGGAACGATTTACTTTTCTACGAAAACAACTGGGACCGGCCTTGGATTGACGTATTCCTATCATGTCATTCATGCGATTGGCGGAACCGTCAATGTATCAAGTAAACCACGAGTAGGAACCAAGTTCACCATTATGCTCCCGTATAAGGCACAGTGACTTCATGCAATCTTGCAGAGGGACTGTGCCTTTTTCCATTCGATTGCTAATGATGCAACGGGGGTACTTGTGGTTCTTTTTTGTTTTTCAAGGAAAACTGCAATTCATTTTGGCGATTGATCGTCGCGAGAAAGACTTGTTCGGACGCGATCCCCTTTTTCTTTAATTCGTGCAAAAGCCATTGCTCATCGCGTTTCCGGTATGACAGCACATCTGGATATATCTTGCCTTCCACAATGACCGGCAGCGACATTCCCGCTGAAGAAGTATTGATGCCCAAATCTTGTTTCGTTACGACCTGCTGTTCTACTTTTTTGAGCACAGTCAACCGACCGTTTGCCTCGATAATAGCCAAATCAATCTCTGCCAGGTCAAAAATATCTTTTTCGCGAAGCATATGGAGGACATTATCGAGCGAGTAGCGGATTTTTTTCAAGTTTTTGAAGTGAAAAGCCCCGTTGTGGAAAATGACGGTCGGTTCAAATGTAACCATTCTGCCAAACCAGCGAAAGACAATGGACAAGTGCGATACGACCCGTTGCAAGATCCCCAATGTCACAATCGCTACTGCAATTGAAATATGCCGGACATCTGGCTCTGCAATGTCAGCTCCTGCCACTGAGCCCAAAGTAATAATGATGATAAAGTCAAAAACAGGTAGCTCCCCAATCGAGCGCTTGCCCATGAATAAGGTGATGATCAGTAATAAAGGAATAATCGTACATACGCGCCCGATGACGATCATGGTTTCTCCGAATCCTTCCACGTTTGTCCCTCCCCTCACGCTTTACTATGCAAATTCTGGGAAGGCATTATGCAAAACAAAACACCAGGAGTCTCCCCCTGGTGTCTCTCATTATTGGAGTGGCAGCCATTCTCCCGTAATGGCATCCACATCCCCATTGCTTTTCAGTATTTCTGCCGAATAGACCAAGACTGGTTGCTCTTGAATCTTATTGTAATTGTTATCAAGCGGGAAGACATAGCGAGGACTGAGCGGATGATGTTGGAGATAAACCTGCGCCGCCTCTTCCGTTGAAATCACCTTGGCCACATCTGCGAAGCTCTCCTGCTCATGCGGGAATGTCAAATTCACCCCGATAATTTCTCCTGTCTGCCCGTCGATCATGACCTTATAATACTGATCCGGCACGATTACGCCGTTTATTTCTCGGACAAAATTCAACTCAACCTGTCTGCCCATCACGTACACTTGCTCCTGCATCCGCACCGTCTTCACCCGTGAATCCAAATACGGCTCCAAAAACAAGATCGCTCTCTCCTGCAATTCTGCGACGGTACGTGTCGGATCACCTTCTCGCAGCTCAGGATAAGAGATCTTGAACGCTGCTGCCCGATTGTTGACAGTAGTCAGCCGCATGGATCGCTCTCCTTTTTTGGCCTGGTATTCCCGTTCGTTGTCTCCCAGCATATATTCAGGCACATTACTCCCCATAAAGGTGAAGCCCTCCACCTTCTGGCCGAAGAACTCCATGGCAGCCGCAGCCTCTTTTGCCGATGCAACCATTGTCTTCTTGCCTCCGGGCTTGACGGCAATGCTGTCGCGAAACGACTCTCCACGCCACAAGGTCGTTTTCACTTCCTTGCCAGTACGAGCGTCGAGATACCCGGAGAAGCTCTCCCTGTAGCGAAGAACGTAGTCCACGTCCTTCTTCCCAACTCTCTCATACGTCAGCTGCATGACTTCTGCAAGTCCGCTCTCTGTTTTCTTCGGAGAAGGCCTCTCAGCTATTGGAGGAAACTGCCCAGCGTCCAGATTCATTCCGGTTGAATCCCCTGAATTGATATAGCGAATATGCCCGACATCGCTCATGCCAATCACATAGTTATCTCCTTCTACCTGCACGTCATTCACATAGCGTTGCAAGCGGACGGCTTCATGCGAAACGGTATCTGTTCCCTCTTGCCCATCTACTTGTTCGATCCGATACTGTTCCAGATTTTTGCCCAGGAACGGTTCCATAAATGCCTTCGCCTGTTGCTCTATTCTCTCCTTGGAAAGCGTTCCTTTGACTTTCTCTTGCCCTGGAATCTTCTCCAGATCGAATCCGAGCAAGAGCCCGCTTTTGGCGTCCAGCTTCGCTCTGGCATATAGCGACACTTCTGTTCGTTCTTTGTTGCTAAACGTGCGAAAATCTATGTCGTACACCTC
The window above is part of the Brevibacillus brevis NBRC 100599 genome. Proteins encoded here:
- a CDS encoding DUF421 domain-containing protein translates to MEGFGETMIVIGRVCTIIPLLLIITLFMGKRSIGELPVFDFIIIITLGSVAGADIAEPDVRHISIAVAIVTLGILQRVVSHLSIVFRWFGRMVTFEPTVIFHNGAFHFKNLKKIRYSLDNVLHMLREKDIFDLAEIDLAIIEANGRLTVLKKVEQQVVTKQDLGINTSSAGMSLPVIVEGKIYPDVLSYRKRDEQWLLHELKKKGIASEQVFLATINRQNELQFSLKNKKEPQVPPLHH
- a CDS encoding sugar ABC transporter substrate-binding protein, translated to MKKKLGLITSLVLAASVLVTACGSGATTGTGSTNGGASGEKAKRIALIMRQNVGTFSAQYINGVKKEVEKNGGELTVFNADTDLAKMASNLDAAVNQRFDGILIDHGTAEALQQGTQKAVDKKIPVVLFDTDINIPGVPVVAQDDNKLAELSLEKLAADTNGKGNIVKVWVAGFAPMEKRQVTYEAFQKKYPDLKEIAAFGSATNNTALDTQTQMEAILKKYPNKGDITAVWAAWDEFAKGATRAIQQAGRTEIKVYSIDLSDEDLQMIQAENSPWAATAAVDPSNIGRIHAQTVFQKIKGEQVPDNVKLNPVLVKQEDLPKDKKVTMGDLSQYVQEWGK
- a CDS encoding ATP-binding protein, whose product is MSLLKEVILQWFFAIIPFVFFNIYYRDKMRNYSRSFIAITSSACMFLAMTFAPSVTNGMFFDIRHVIIFFGLVYGGVEIALLLLIEALVYRHYLGGEGTWVALLILTVNFVLSLFLYRHYKASYRKTLYLFMTSAIFSTVALGTTYYFFPTYVTQHLVYYTIAIPIQNFFGLWLLMSLFSKCVSDKELFIRHAQNEKIQTMSHVAASLAHEVRNPLTAVKGFLKLIQECPENLVKVDQYIRISLDEVQRTEAILTEYLAISKPLKERHEIINLSEHLHAIREVMLPFANMHNVELTLQDFERPVTIKANPDEFKQVLVNFIKNAIEACSDISDGKVSLDLLIERNKALLVIKDNGVGMDAGQISRLGTIYFSTKTTGTGLGLTYSYHVIHAIGGTVNVSSKPRVGTKFTIMLPYKAQ